In the genome of Vicia villosa cultivar HV-30 ecotype Madison, WI linkage group LG7, Vvil1.0, whole genome shotgun sequence, one region contains:
- the LOC131618878 gene encoding uncharacterized protein LOC131618878, with protein MLQNLQGGGLGLRSLRNLNKDSNLKNCWDFYNEDSIWATLLRARVLRHARIISNNICSSIWSGLKGKVPTVKNNSIWLIGNGKEINFCLDEWCGPPLNSIYNIPQIYLKNLHVTVSCFIANN; from the coding sequence ATGCTGCAAAACCTTCAAGGAGGGGGTCTTGGTCTTAGGTCTCTTAGAAATCTTAATAAGGACTCGAATCTTAAGAACTGTTGGGACTTTTACAATGAAGACAGTATTTGGGCAACTCTTCTCAGGGCTCGTGTTCTTAGGCATGCTAGAATAATATCCAACAACATTTGTTCATCTATTTGGAGTGGCTTAAAAGGTAAGGTTCCCACTGTTAAAAATAACTCTATTTGGCTCATTGGTAATGGTAAAGAGATCAACTTCTGTCTTGATGAATGGTGTGGTCCCCCTCTTAACAGCATCTATAATATTCCCCAAATTTATCTCAAAAACTTGCATGTTACTGTGAGTTGCTTTATTGCTAACAACTAG